From the genome of Candidatus Saccharimonadales bacterium, one region includes:
- a CDS encoding DUF1361 domain-containing protein has protein sequence MNFRLFTISLIVASIVAIGLFAVGALRNHTFDYWYLPYNLFLGAIPLALAVGLRKLLNTYNWKNWRTVALLIIWLLFLPNSFYIFTDYIHLPEVQRVDIVQDVIMLAQFSIVGFVMGFASLWLLHTAYLRHLRAKIITPLVGVVLLLSSFAIYLGRELRWNSWDVVSNPVGLFGDVWSIVAHPSAHPGLISVTLSYFAVLVTLYWCMWIAKKNA, from the coding sequence ATGAATTTCCGACTTTTTACCATAAGTTTAATCGTTGCGAGTATAGTAGCAATAGGTTTATTTGCGGTAGGCGCACTGCGGAATCACACGTTCGACTATTGGTATTTGCCATACAATCTTTTTCTCGGTGCAATTCCGCTTGCTCTTGCTGTAGGCTTGCGGAAGCTGCTTAATACCTATAACTGGAAGAACTGGCGTACGGTGGCTCTTTTGATTATTTGGCTTCTGTTTTTGCCAAATAGTTTTTATATTTTTACAGATTACATTCACTTGCCGGAGGTGCAACGTGTGGATATTGTACAGGATGTGATAATGCTGGCGCAGTTTAGTATCGTCGGGTTTGTGATGGGCTTCGCGAGTCTGTGGCTTCTTCATACGGCCTACCTACGCCACTTGAGGGCAAAAATAATAACACCACTTGTAGGGGTGGTGCTATTGCTGAGCAGCTTTGCAATTTATTTGGGTAGAGAATTGAGGTGGAATAGCTGGGATGTGGTGAGTAACCCGGTTGGTCTCTTTGGAGACGTTTGGTCGATAGTGGCTCACCCTTCTGCGCACCCTGGGTTAATCTCGGTGACGTTAAGCTACTTTGCGGTACTCGTAACTTTGTACTGGTGCATGTGGATAGCAAAAAAGAATGCATAA
- a CDS encoding L-threonylcarbamoyladenylate synthase, producing the protein MHHKSFQTISREEVVDHLLRGEVGVMPTDTVYGLVARASDPKAVAKLYALKNRDHKPGTVIAASTDQLLALGVNKHHIDRVKQWWPNPLSVETPLGPELNYMHQETGRQGFRVVADEAVRAILEKTGPLVTSSANHPGAPGSTNVDEAWEYFGDRVDFYVDGGDLSNRPPSTIVKLHQNGTIEVIREGAVKLS; encoded by the coding sequence ATGCACCACAAATCATTTCAAACAATATCCAGGGAAGAAGTAGTCGATCACCTTCTTAGAGGTGAGGTAGGTGTCATGCCAACCGATACGGTATACGGACTTGTCGCACGCGCCTCAGACCCGAAGGCAGTAGCCAAGTTATACGCCTTAAAAAACCGGGACCATAAACCGGGTACGGTTATCGCGGCCTCAACAGACCAACTTCTTGCACTTGGTGTCAATAAACACCATATCGACCGCGTTAAGCAGTGGTGGCCTAATCCTCTTAGCGTTGAGACCCCGCTTGGTCCCGAGCTCAATTACATGCACCAAGAGACCGGCCGACAAGGATTTCGAGTGGTGGCAGACGAAGCCGTAAGAGCCATCCTTGAAAAAACAGGGCCGCTTGTTACCTCAAGCGCTAATCATCCGGGAGCCCCAGGTTCTACCAATGTAGACGAAGCATGGGAATATTTTGGAGATCGTGTTGATTTTTATGTTGATGGCGGCGACCTCTCAAACAGACCCCCATCAACTATCGTTAAGCTTCACCAAAATGGCACGATAGAGGTCATTCGTGAAGGTGCGGTAAAACTCTCTTAG
- a CDS encoding peptidoglycan bridge formation glycyltransferase FemA/FemB family protein — protein sequence MTEVRACNDREEWDEIVLDNGGHPLQLWGWGEVKATHGWRAERVVAREGSEIAGAAQLLIRHLPKPFKALVYIPRGPVCVESKRGVVLNALVTYVREHHPATVLTIEPNWEKADLPEGWRQSSNTILAPRTLILDLERSEEELLAVMAKKTRQYIRKSAAEVTVRQIKTATELQECLAIYKQTARRAGFALHGDDYYEDIFKELGDHSPVFAAFHGEKMVAFLWLAISNFTAFELYGGVTDEGQEARANYTLKWQAITMMKKWGISQYDLNGLINDGISAFKQGFADHENNMVGTFDFPLSPFYHAWTYGLPAAKKIIRAIKR from the coding sequence ATGACAGAGGTTAGGGCTTGTAACGACAGGGAAGAATGGGATGAGATTGTACTCGATAATGGTGGGCACCCGCTCCAACTTTGGGGTTGGGGAGAAGTAAAAGCAACGCATGGTTGGCGTGCTGAGAGGGTTGTTGCGAGAGAGGGAAGCGAGATAGCGGGAGCCGCGCAACTTTTGATCCGCCATTTACCAAAGCCATTTAAGGCATTGGTGTATATACCGAGAGGGCCTGTGTGTGTTGAGAGTAAGAGGGGGGTGGTTTTGAATGCACTGGTTACCTATGTTAGAGAACATCATCCTGCGACAGTCTTAACGATCGAACCGAATTGGGAGAAGGCAGACCTGCCGGAGGGGTGGCGCCAGTCATCAAACACTATCTTGGCGCCTCGGACTCTTATTCTTGATCTGGAGCGATCTGAAGAAGAATTGCTTGCCGTTATGGCAAAAAAAACACGACAGTATATTCGAAAATCTGCGGCAGAAGTGACTGTTCGCCAGATAAAAACAGCGACAGAATTACAGGAGTGTTTGGCTATATATAAGCAAACAGCTCGGCGCGCCGGATTTGCACTTCATGGTGATGACTATTATGAAGATATTTTTAAGGAATTAGGTGATCATTCGCCGGTATTTGCCGCATTTCATGGTGAAAAAATGGTTGCCTTCTTGTGGTTGGCTATCAGTAATTTTACCGCGTTTGAACTATACGGGGGTGTGACGGATGAAGGGCAGGAGGCGAGGGCCAACTACACCTTAAAATGGCAGGCTATTACCATGATGAAGAAGTGGGGAATCTCCCAGTATGACCTCAATGGCTTGATCAACGATGGGATCAGCGCATTTAAACAAGGTTTTGCTGATCATGAGAACAACATGGTTGGTACATTCGATTTTCCGCTTTCGCCATTTTACCATGCATGGACGTACGGTCTTCCGGCGGCCAAGAAGATTATTCGGGCAATAAAACGATAG
- the tsaD gene encoding tRNA (adenosine(37)-N6)-threonylcarbamoyltransferase complex transferase subunit TsaD, which produces MKILGIESSCDETAAAVVEDGHRLLSNVVNSQIDIHAAYGGVIPEVAARSHIEVIEPVITQALQNAHATWDDIYAIAVTYAPGLIGSLLVGTLAARTLAILKNKPLYPVHHVEGHVYANFITEQSTDLSFALPSKQPEFPMLALIVSGGHSQLVLFRDHGDYTLLGQTQDDAVGEAYDKVAKIIGLPYPGGPAVDTLALQGDPYKYPLPKAKLKNPYDFSFSGLKTAVLRAVQREVGVDFTFPSYGLPARLNDVQRADFAASFQRIANETLVDTAFRAFSAYAPKSVVIAGGVAASQALRKMLADRLPIAIEYAPIKLCTDNAAMIAALGYYYAQAKEPTSPYDLEVIPSLSMTKTAWK; this is translated from the coding sequence ATGAAAATTTTGGGAATAGAAAGCAGTTGTGACGAAACCGCGGCCGCCGTCGTTGAAGATGGTCACCGCCTTCTCAGTAATGTCGTTAATTCTCAGATTGATATCCATGCCGCGTATGGAGGAGTCATCCCAGAGGTAGCTGCTCGAAGCCATATCGAGGTAATAGAGCCTGTTATCACCCAAGCCCTCCAAAACGCCCACGCCACGTGGGACGACATTTACGCCATTGCCGTCACTTATGCGCCGGGACTTATCGGGTCGCTTTTGGTGGGTACGCTCGCCGCTCGAACGCTTGCTATCTTAAAAAACAAACCCCTATACCCCGTTCATCACGTCGAAGGTCATGTTTACGCAAACTTTATTACTGAGCAATCGACCGATCTTTCTTTTGCGCTTCCCTCAAAACAGCCTGAATTTCCTATGCTGGCCCTTATTGTGAGTGGAGGCCACTCGCAACTAGTCCTCTTCCGCGATCATGGCGACTACACGCTCCTGGGCCAAACTCAGGATGATGCGGTAGGAGAGGCGTACGATAAGGTGGCAAAAATTATCGGCCTCCCCTATCCAGGCGGTCCCGCTGTAGATACACTCGCTCTTCAAGGTGACCCCTATAAGTATCCTCTGCCAAAAGCCAAGCTTAAAAACCCTTACGACTTTAGCTTTTCAGGCCTCAAAACAGCTGTTTTACGGGCAGTACAGCGCGAAGTGGGTGTTGACTTCACTTTTCCATCTTATGGCCTTCCAGCACGCTTAAACGACGTTCAACGGGCAGATTTTGCTGCCAGCTTCCAGCGCATTGCCAACGAAACGCTTGTCGACACGGCCTTTCGCGCCTTTTCGGCCTACGCACCCAAATCCGTTGTTATTGCAGGCGGTGTTGCCGCGAGCCAAGCCCTTCGTAAAATGCTTGCAGATCGACTCCCTATCGCCATCGAATATGCGCCTATCAAACTATGTACTGATAACGCAGCCATGATCGCAGCACTTGGCTACTACTACGCTCAAGCTAAGGAGCCTACGAGTCCTTATGATCTTGAAGTTATCCCAAGTCTCTCAATGACTAAAACAGCCTGGAAATAG
- a CDS encoding valine--tRNA ligase — protein MKLAKTYDPNQYEPTIYALWERSDAFSPSGEGEPYSVVMPPANANGNLHLGHALTIGLEDILTRYYRMKGRDVIYIPGEDHAGLETWVVYERELEKKGQSRFDFSREQVYSQVWDFVAMHRGNTELQIRALGASTSWKDLVFTLDDKVIDRVYKTFKKMWDEGLVYRGERIVNYSTKYQTGYADIEVDHKLEKGTLWKIAYPTLDKIGEIVIATTRPETLLGDVAVAVHPNDERYKHLVGTHVLLPLTNREIPVIADEYVDPEFGTGAVKITPAHDPNDFEVGERHNLERIQVIDFDGKMINVPQQFAGLEVEEARKKVLAALKAGEFLRGEETIEHSVGYDYKSGLPIQPLIKEQWFLNMKPLAERAIKAIENGDIAFTPTSKKSALVNYLKNIRDWNLSRQIPWGIPIPAFQNENNPEDWIFDTRVDEKAIVVNGTTYKRSEETFDTWFSSGQWPFVTTDYLDGGELKRFYPLNVMETGADILYAWVARMIMFGLYATDTVPFKDVYLHGLVLDEHGQKMSKSKGNVINPMELVAEYGSDALRLGIIASRSAGQNQAFSTSKVIAGRNFCNKLWNIARFIEGKLGDSYTPESPQPQTLADHWIIKELTDAASSIEKYLESYRFAEASEVVYHAVWDSVADWYIEASKTTENPAMLAWVLDTSLKLAHPFAPFVTETIWQSLSWHNDKELLIAASWPSETAYNDIAAAEFEQLQTLIVEARYVMSELPGNERYPLVYQNDALVGDNADLIQHLSRVKEVREEAQPKGLRLASSNREAWLEISEETMYEHQSNLEVRLAETKQFIKTLEARLSNESYTAKAPAHLVEESRKQLEEKKTLLQRLETELAVLK, from the coding sequence ATGAAACTAGCTAAAACGTACGACCCTAATCAATACGAGCCAACTATTTATGCCCTTTGGGAGCGCTCAGATGCCTTTAGTCCAAGCGGAGAAGGGGAGCCTTATAGTGTCGTAATGCCACCCGCAAACGCAAACGGCAACCTTCACTTAGGTCACGCACTCACCATCGGCCTTGAGGATATCCTTACCCGCTATTACAGAATGAAGGGAAGGGACGTCATCTACATTCCAGGTGAAGATCATGCTGGTCTAGAGACATGGGTTGTATATGAACGCGAACTTGAGAAAAAAGGCCAAAGCCGATTTGATTTTAGCCGTGAGCAAGTATACAGCCAGGTATGGGACTTTGTTGCTATGCATAGGGGTAATACCGAATTGCAGATCCGTGCCTTAGGCGCAAGCACTTCTTGGAAAGATCTCGTATTTACTCTTGACGATAAGGTTATTGATCGTGTTTATAAAACATTCAAAAAAATGTGGGACGAAGGCCTTGTTTATCGAGGCGAAAGAATTGTTAACTATAGTACGAAATACCAAACGGGCTACGCCGATATAGAGGTCGATCACAAGTTAGAGAAGGGGACTCTCTGGAAAATTGCCTACCCAACACTCGATAAAATCGGTGAAATTGTCATCGCTACCACCCGTCCCGAAACACTTCTTGGAGACGTTGCTGTTGCCGTCCACCCTAATGATGAACGATATAAGCATCTCGTAGGCACACATGTATTGCTACCTCTTACTAATCGCGAAATTCCGGTAATTGCTGATGAATATGTTGACCCCGAGTTTGGTACCGGAGCGGTTAAAATTACTCCGGCTCACGATCCTAACGATTTTGAAGTGGGGGAGCGTCATAACCTTGAGCGTATTCAGGTTATCGACTTCGACGGCAAGATGATAAACGTGCCACAACAATTCGCGGGACTTGAGGTAGAAGAAGCTCGCAAAAAAGTTCTCGCAGCCTTAAAAGCTGGGGAGTTCCTGCGCGGAGAAGAAACGATCGAACACAGCGTGGGATACGACTATAAGAGCGGACTTCCAATTCAGCCCCTTATAAAAGAGCAATGGTTCCTCAACATGAAACCGCTTGCCGAGCGTGCTATTAAAGCTATTGAAAACGGGGATATCGCATTTACGCCAACAAGTAAAAAATCGGCGTTGGTTAATTATCTCAAAAACATCCGAGACTGGAACCTTAGTCGACAGATTCCTTGGGGGATTCCTATTCCTGCCTTCCAAAACGAAAATAACCCCGAAGATTGGATATTTGATACACGAGTCGACGAAAAAGCAATCGTTGTTAATGGTACTACATATAAGAGATCGGAAGAGACGTTCGATACGTGGTTTTCAAGCGGTCAGTGGCCGTTTGTTACAACAGACTATCTTGATGGCGGAGAGCTCAAACGCTTTTATCCTCTCAACGTAATGGAGACCGGAGCAGATATTCTCTATGCCTGGGTGGCACGCATGATCATGTTCGGACTATACGCGACGGATACCGTGCCGTTCAAAGACGTCTATCTCCACGGGCTCGTTCTAGATGAACACGGCCAAAAAATGAGCAAAAGCAAAGGAAATGTCATCAATCCGATGGAACTCGTTGCCGAATACGGCTCTGACGCTCTTCGTCTCGGCATTATCGCTTCTCGCAGCGCCGGCCAAAATCAGGCATTTTCAACTAGTAAAGTGATTGCCGGACGCAACTTCTGTAATAAGCTGTGGAATATTGCTCGCTTCATAGAAGGGAAGTTGGGAGACTCCTACACACCTGAATCACCCCAGCCTCAAACTCTTGCCGACCACTGGATTATCAAAGAGCTTACCGATGCCGCTAGCTCGATCGAGAAATATCTTGAAAGCTATCGTTTTGCCGAAGCAAGCGAAGTAGTTTACCACGCCGTTTGGGATAGTGTTGCCGATTGGTATATCGAAGCCAGTAAAACTACCGAAAACCCTGCCATGCTGGCCTGGGTACTCGATACGAGCCTCAAGCTTGCTCATCCGTTTGCGCCATTTGTTACCGAAACCATTTGGCAATCGCTCAGCTGGCACAACGATAAAGAGCTTCTTATTGCCGCTTCATGGCCCTCTGAGACCGCGTATAACGATATAGCCGCTGCCGAGTTCGAACAGCTCCAAACACTCATCGTAGAGGCCCGTTACGTGATGTCTGAGCTGCCTGGTAATGAGAGATATCCTCTTGTTTACCAAAACGACGCGCTTGTTGGCGATAACGCCGACCTTATCCAGCACCTCAGTCGCGTAAAAGAAGTCCGGGAAGAAGCTCAGCCAAAAGGCCTGCGGCTTGCAAGTAGCAACCGCGAAGCTTGGCTGGAGATCAGCGAAGAAACAATGTACGAACACCAAAGCAATCTTGAAGTACGCCTCGCCGAAACCAAGCAGTTTATCAAAACTCTTGAAGCACGCCTAAGTAACGAAAGTTACACCGCAAAAGCGCCCGCTCATCTTGTAGAAGAGTCTCGTAAGCAACTCGAAGAGAAAAAGACGTTGCTGCAACGCCTTGAGACCGAGCTGGCAGTTTTAAAGTAA
- a CDS encoding HIT domain-containing protein, whose protein sequence is MEASIFTRIINGEIPAHKIYEDERVLAFLDIHPVQPGHVLVIPKVQVEFVWDLTDEDYRAVMDVTKKLALHLRKTLGVRYVGEKIIGVDVPHAHVQLIPFNIVEEFKAPQDMNAEPDHTALATVAEKLRI, encoded by the coding sequence ATGGAAGCGTCTATTTTTACTAGGATTATAAATGGTGAGATTCCGGCTCATAAAATCTATGAAGACGAGCGAGTACTTGCTTTTCTCGATATCCACCCTGTCCAGCCCGGTCATGTGCTGGTAATTCCTAAAGTGCAAGTTGAGTTTGTATGGGATCTTACAGATGAAGATTACCGCGCGGTGATGGATGTGACAAAAAAGCTTGCCCTTCATTTGCGCAAGACGCTGGGTGTTCGCTATGTAGGCGAAAAAATTATTGGCGTCGACGTTCCGCATGCTCATGTTCAGCTCATACCCTTTAATATTGTAGAAGAGTTTAAGGCACCTCAAGATATGAACGCGGAGCCCGATCACACTGCATTAGCGACCGTAGCCGAGAAGCTCCGAATCTAA
- a CDS encoding 23S rRNA (pseudouridine(1915)-N(3))-methyltransferase RlmH has product MPIQIIAIGKKHEAWVADGIEKYEARLRKPFMASWLLLPHSSRQKDEARREESARILEALKGDDFVILLDERGKLLDSVAFSRLLLAPLESSRRIVCIIGGAYGVDASVHARADSVWSLSPLVFPHQLVRLLLVEQLYRAQEISHGGLYHHE; this is encoded by the coding sequence ATGCCCATTCAAATCATTGCAATCGGTAAAAAACACGAAGCCTGGGTGGCAGATGGTATTGAGAAATATGAGGCGCGGTTGCGAAAACCTTTCATGGCTTCGTGGCTGCTCTTGCCCCACTCCTCACGCCAAAAAGACGAAGCTCGCCGTGAAGAATCGGCAAGGATCTTAGAAGCACTTAAAGGCGATGATTTTGTGATTCTATTAGATGAGCGAGGAAAACTACTTGATTCAGTCGCCTTTTCCAGGTTACTTCTTGCGCCTTTGGAGTCCTCTCGCCGAATCGTGTGCATTATAGGGGGCGCGTATGGCGTTGATGCATCAGTTCATGCGAGGGCGGACAGCGTGTGGTCACTGTCACCTCTTGTTTTCCCTCATCAACTTGTTCGTCTGCTTCTTGTAGAGCAGCTTTATCGGGCGCAAGAAATCTCACACGGCGGTCTGTATCACCATGAATAG